CGGGGTGCTCGGACGGGCCGGCGCCGACGTCCCGTACGCCGCGATCCACGTCCGCGACGGCGACGGCGACGGCCGGCCGGCGCTCGCGGCCGTCACCCCCGGCGGCGAAGGCGCCGGGGACCCGGCCGCCTGGCCGCTGGCGGAGGTGCTCGGCGACGGCGTCGCGCGGACGGTGCCGGACGGAGCTCTCGGCGAGCTGCCGCCGGGCGGCTGGTCCACACCGCCCACCGAGGCGATGGTGCTGCCACTGCCCGGCGACGCCGGTGACGCGGCCACCGGCGTGATCGTGCTGGCGGCGAGCGCCGGGCGCGCGCTCGACGAGTCCTACCGGACGTTCCTCGGGCTCGTCGCCCAGCAGACGACGGCGCTGGTCAACAGCGCGATCGCCTACCAGGTCCAGCAGCAGCGCGCCGAGGAGCTGACCGCGCTCGACGCGGCGAAAACAACGTTCTTCGCCAACATCAGCCACGAGTTCCGGACCCCGCTCACCCTGATCCTGGGCCCCGCGGCCGAGCTGCGGGACGCGCTGGGCGACGCCGGCGAGCGGGTGCGGGAGGAGGTCGACGTCATCCACCGCAACGCGCTGCGGCTGGGCCGGCTGGTGAACACCCTGCTCGACTTCTCCCGCATCGAAGCGGGCCGGATGCAGGCCCGGTTCGAGCCGGTGGACCTCGCCGCGCTCACCGCGGAGCTGGCGAGCGTCTTCCGCGCCGCCGTCGAGCGGGCCGGGCTGGCCTTCGAGGTCGGCTGCGGCCCGGTGGGCGAGCCGGTGCACGTCGACCGCGGGATGTGGGAGAAGGTCGTCTTCAACCTGCTGTCCAACGCGGTCAAGTTCACCTTCGACGGCACGATCCGGGTGAGCACCGCCCGCGACGGCGGGCACGCCGTCGTCGCGGTGTCCGACACCGGGATCGGGATCGACGCCGCGGAGCTGCCCCGGCTGTTCGAGCGGTTCCACCGGATCCCGTCGGTGCGGGCGCGCTCGAACGAGGGCAGCGGGATCGGCTTGGCGCTGGTGCGCGAGCTGGTCGGCATCCACGGCGGCGGCGTCGCGGTGGAAAGCACGCCGGGCGCCGGGACGACGTTCCGGATCCGGCTGCCGCTGGGCACCCGGCACCTGCCCGCCGAGCACGTCGTCAGCGAGCCCTCGGCCGGCGGGATCGCCGAGGAGACCGCGGAACCGTACGTGCAGGAAGCCCTGCGCTGGCTGCCGGCCGGCCGGCCCGCGCCCGGCCCGGCGCCCGCGGTGGCGGCGGGCGCCCGGGTGCTGGTCGCCGACGACAACGCCGACATGCGCGACTACCTCGCCCGGCTGCTGCGCGACGACTACGCGGTGACGGCGGTGCACGACGGCGTCGAAGCGTTCGCCGCCGCGTCCGCCGACCCGCCCGAGCTGATCATCAGCGACGTCATGATGCCGCGGCTGGACGGCCTCGGCCTGCTCGCCAAGCTGCGGGGCGACCCGCGCACCGCCGCCGTGCCCGTGCTGCTGCTGTCCGCGCGGGCCGGGCAGGAGGCCGCCGTCGACGGGCTGGCCGCCGGCGCCGACGACTACCTCGTGAAGCCGTTCTCGGCGCGGGAGCTGCTGGCGCGCGTCCGCACCACCATCCGGCTGGCCCGGCTGCGGACCCAGCATTCGCGGTGGCGCGCGGCGATGATCGACTCCCTGCAGGAGGGGTTCTTCGTCTGCGACGCCGGCGGGCAGGTCGTGGAGATCAACGCCGCGTGCACCGAGCTGCTGGGGTTCGGCCCCGAGGGGCTGCCCTACGCGCCGCCGCATCCGTGGTGGCCGGGCCGCGACACCGATCCCGTCGCCTACCGGCAGGTCGCCGACGCCTTCGGCCACGCGCGCGACGAGCCTTCGGGCAGCTTCGTGCTGCCGCTGCGGCACCGGCACGGCCACCGGGTGTGGGCCGCGGTCGCCTACAACGAACTGCACGACGACGAAGGCCGGCGCCGGCTCGTCGGCACGATCCGCGACGTCACGGCCGAGCGCTACGCCGTGCAGCGCGAAAGCGCGCTCGCCTCGATGAACCAGCGCCTGGCCGGGGTCAGCGGGGTTCCGGAGGTGCTGCGCACCGCGCTGGAGCTGCTGCGGGAGCTGTGGCAGGCCGAGCGCGCCCTCGCGGTGAGCTGGCCGCACGACGGCGAACCGGGGATCGCCTCCACCGATCCGGTCGACCGGCGCTGGACGGAC
This window of the Amycolatopsis balhimycina FH 1894 genome carries:
- a CDS encoding SpoIIE family protein phosphatase; the encoded protein is MSVGSESGHRAAFPGTSRMAARMRDFDWASSPLGEPRDWPACLTTAVRICLTSRFPMIVWWGPELRFLYNDAYLPLLGTKHPALDKPGAEVWAEIWHIIGPMLAGVMAGGEATWSEDLLLPMNRHGYWEETYWTYSYSPVHDDEGTVRAVFTAVTDTTERVIGERRLATLREIGAQAGVARTVGEACELVAGVLGRAGADVPYAAIHVRDGDGDGRPALAAVTPGGEGAGDPAAWPLAEVLGDGVARTVPDGALGELPPGGWSTPPTEAMVLPLPGDAGDAATGVIVLAASAGRALDESYRTFLGLVAQQTTALVNSAIAYQVQQQRAEELTALDAAKTTFFANISHEFRTPLTLILGPAAELRDALGDAGERVREEVDVIHRNALRLGRLVNTLLDFSRIEAGRMQARFEPVDLAALTAELASVFRAAVERAGLAFEVGCGPVGEPVHVDRGMWEKVVFNLLSNAVKFTFDGTIRVSTARDGGHAVVAVSDTGIGIDAAELPRLFERFHRIPSVRARSNEGSGIGLALVRELVGIHGGGVAVESTPGAGTTFRIRLPLGTRHLPAEHVVSEPSAGGIAEETAEPYVQEALRWLPAGRPAPGPAPAVAAGARVLVADDNADMRDYLARLLRDDYAVTAVHDGVEAFAAASADPPELIISDVMMPRLDGLGLLAKLRGDPRTAAVPVLLLSARAGQEAAVDGLAAGADDYLVKPFSARELLARVRTTIRLARLRTQHSRWRAAMIDSLQEGFFVCDAGGQVVEINAACTELLGFGPEGLPYAPPHPWWPGRDTDPVAYRQVADAFGHARDEPSGSFVLPLRHRHGHRVWAAVAYNELHDDEGRRRLVGTIRDVTAERYAVQRESALASMNQRLAGVSGVPEVLRTALELLRELWQAERALAVSWPHDGEPGIASTDPVDRRWTDLPAPLRATLDDVRSLPALHASPADGGAGTTLDHPGGRLTLWVEPAPGRPFGTEDRTLLALLAGTLAHALRRAHRDDRQREVAIALQRSILGPARLPDGFAVRYEPANPPLEVGGDWYDVVALAGERIGIVVGDCVGRGLAAAAVMGQLRSACRALLLEASSPAHTLTALDRFAGRLPGALCTTVFCGVLDPASGTLTYSSAGHPPGTLVHRDGAAQFLDEGGSVPLAVRVDGPRPEATAVVPIGALLMLYTDGLVERRRESLDDGIRRVTEVAHDARDADLPDLAATLMSRLRPEDGYEDDVALLLYRRSVPPLAMDFPAHPDSLAAARRRLRAWLADAAIGEDLAQDVLVAAGEACANAVEHAYFGGAGAAAHLAARLTGAHLVVAVTDHGHWKRPPPDNHVLRGRGVPMMEALADAVSFRHDTTGTTVTLEWRIGS